TGTTTTAGATACTACAGAAATTGTGTTATTATCTTCTGTTAATAAAGatgagaaattgaaaaatgaatcAAATTTAGAAGAAACTATAGGTACAAGAACTAAGAGAAAAGCTTCTAAGACTGCAGCAGATAATATAAGAAAGCAGCAATCTATGTCGCTAACAAGTAAATTACGAAAACCTGAAAGCTTGCAACAAaacgataatacaaataaGGTTTGTATAAActataaatattctaataattaacatatataaacgaaatatatttattttcttgcaGATACTTTCTGACAATCGAATTAAAAGGACTAAATCTTCAAGAAGTTctgatgaagatgaagataaaAGACCAGCAAAACATACTAAAATAGAAGAACataaaacaagaaacaatAGTCTGAAAGATGTGAATGAAGCAAATATTAATACGCAAATGAGTGCTGCTGAAGACAATGCTGTCAAAGTTGAAGAAAATTGTATCTCTGCTTTAAAACATCATAGAtcaagtgaaagaaaaatttctagggatattcaaaaagaaaatggaggaaaggatgatattatcgatgaaataCTTTCTGTTCCTGTTACAGATGACATTGATGAGCCATCAATGTATGAAGATGCATTACCAAAACATCTTCCAATTATGAATTCAACAATGAAAGTTAGTTCTACTTTATTAGATAAAATGATGAATGTAACAGTAGTATTAGAACCTTTATCAAggcaaataatattaaatgaaacagtaacgataaagaaaagttCTGTAAATTCAATCAGTAATGaacttaataataaacaatatatagaGCAAAACAATACTATCacaaatgataagaataaattaaGTTCATGTTATTCatctgaaacaaaaaagacaTCTAAAAATCAAGCAAAGGACAGGGTTCAACAATTTAAAGATGCTATGGCAAATAAAGAATTTGATGAATTAATTACGGATGATGAATCTTCACCGGAAATAAATAGAGTACGAGGAAAAGTACAAAATCTTAAAGTAGACGTAAATtctaaaaagcaaaagaaaatcataCAATCTCCTTCAACAAGTGATGATGAAGTTCTTAATACACCTATGAGACctgttataaaagaaaattctgcTTTAAAGGAGTTAAGAAGTACTTATAAGTCAAATGTTCTATTTAGTCCTTATGCCAAGGAATCTGTTAAAAAACGGGTAGAAGCATTTGAACAGGTTTGTATGAGTAGTCCTAGATTAATTGACGAAGATGCACCAATGAGAATAACTAGAACGAAAACACGTGCCATGGCTGCTGCAGAAGCTGATAAAACTGTCGCACAAAAATTAGCTCGTAAGTCCCTTGcaagagcaaaaaaaatttctttggcAAAACAAGTAAAAGATGAAGAATTTAAGGAAGTAagccattttatttttgtaaacaattaaatgttttttaaaCCAAATactgataaaatttaattttcagaaCAAATTGAACATAGCAACAAACATGGGAACGAATAAATTATTGCAGAATGAAAAAATCAATCCAAAGCAACGACAAAAAGTAACTCCTCTCAGCAAACCTAAAATACAATTACCAATGTCTTTGAATCGTAATCCAAAAACTCCAATCAACAATCAACTGCTTCCAAacgtaaattgaaaaataaattacctTTCTTATGATACATTTGTCAAAAATgaagattaattatttaaaagttatatgttttatttttagtcTATAAAAGCTTTTACAGCTTCTCGTGCAAACATTGTAACATCAGTAGAATCATTAATTCCCATGCCAAGAACAGCTAGTAAGCAAAATTCTATagataaaatagaagagaCAAAACGAAAACAGATAAATGATGAAAATgcaaggagaaaaagagatgaagcCTTGAGACTTCagacagaagaaaaaagaaggtaaaatcttattaccattatatagtatttaataattttatagaaaaattatttctctgaTTTATACTTTTGGCTTATAGGAAGAGACAAGagaaggaattaaaaaatagattagCACGAGAAGccaaagagaaacaagaattagaaaaacGGCAGAGGGCAGaacgagagaaggaagagaaagcgAGATTAGCACAGCATATACAAGAAAAGCAACGtgaagaaatggaaagaaaacgaCTTGCACAATTACAAAGAGCTCaggttatttttttaaatattcttttatctatataaaaataaatacattaacaatacaaaataaattctgTAACTGTTcctaaaggagaaagaggaaaagagaaagcaagaaGAACAACTAAGATTAAAACGATTACTTGAACAAGAAGAAGCAGAACGTTTACTTGCAGAGCAAAGACGTAGAGAACAAGAAGCTGATAAACGACGAGAAGCTGAAGCAAGAGCACAACAACAAGCTGCTATAGAAGCAATGCGGTTAAAAGCACAAATGCTTACAGGACAAGCAAAagtaaattgtttttattatatgctATCCATAGTATCAATTGcataatcttttaaaaaaataaaaaatctcatTTTGTTTTCTAGAATAAACAAATGGCTACTAATAAAAATCAGGGTCCAGTAAATTACATTCTTGACAGTGAACCTGATGACGATGACTCAGATGATGAATCCAAGCCAAAACATGTAATTCCATATTGGGCACagcgtacgtatatataccttttttttagtattaatcgtatattttaattgataatatacaatacaaataataatattaatttattttagcaCATATAAGAAAAGCACAACTAGCAATGCAGCGATATATACCAGATATAGCAGTTTATAAATTCTTTGATACTCGAAAGTGTACTCCAGATTTAACCGAATTATTTATTGGTATTGATAGAAATAGATTGAAACGTACATCAAGTGCAATCTGGAAAACACCACCTCGTTATTCAATGATGGAAACTGAATAATTAGTCTcctttcaatgaaattgatatttaatcacagctctattaatattattaaatatattaagcaTAACATGTTTAATACTATTAAACTGTTTAAGAATTTTTTGTGCTTTGTAACATATAACTTCAACGATCTATGAATTATTTGATATGCACATACACGTAATGTGTGCTTCTATCAACATAAGTATGTtgtaatttgtattaaattttcgtaataataatgtacccAGTACTTCTATGTTCTTTACAAAGTGTTGTTAATATTcctttatatgaaattttttttattgttttatatgaaatacttATGCAAAGTACTGGTTATAGTatgtaagaattattttttctttttcttttttttttttttttttttttttttttttttttttagacaaatgaatttattatataaatttaatttttcatgtgttatattttcatttattcataatGTTATTTAACATAAGtagaaataatgacaatggTGATGTCGTTTTACAAAAATTCCTTTTTTGACCATGCACAATTAAGGATTTACTTAGATTCAATGTGCTTTAAGGTATGTGTTATTAGATGTGTATACACTGGTatctaacaatattataaaaatgttatcaaagataaataatGTCCCTTGAAACTTAATTTATAACTCACATGTGTTAAAGAATTATCCAAAACTGTTGGCTCAATATAATGTTTTGTTTCGTCAGATACTTTGTAATAATTTCCAAGAATTGGACTTCGCAATTGTTCTCCATACAATATATGTCTACTTTGTTCTGGAATTATCTTCAGATAATCAGTTTCATCAACATCTTTAATCTCTACTGAGCCTAAACCTCCTTGGAGAAcctgtttattattatacattagtattaattatacatataaacgagGTTTTAATATATCATCATTTACTTACTTTCATAGTAGTGAAACTAGCAGATCTCTTAATATCCATGGGATATctaaaatgttgaaaatatttagataCAGGTATGTGAGGTAAAATTGGCATCCATTCTCTAAATGTTCCCAAAGTTGATATATAACGACCTCCTAAAGTCCATAAACGTATTGTATGATCTGCACTTCcacttagaaataataatataattataaattctaaaTTATAACATGATGTAAATGTATAATGATCAAATAACACTATGATACCTGATAATAATACGTGCATCAGGAATTATCTGAAGACACGTAACTGCCTTTGTATGACCACGAAGGGATGACAATAAAAGTGGTAATGATTGGTTTTGTACAGCTCGCTTAGCACGaccatttattatatctttccaaAGAAATGGAAATTCTAATCTTAAAAGTGGCATACACACTTTAGGAGGATTAGGTATTGTATAATTTGCGAGATACcaaacttttatatatccGAAACAATGGCCTATAAGTATTTTATTATGCTGAATAAATGTGATTTTTagtacataataaaatattttacctgTTATCAAGTAATTATTTTCAGGATCAGTAGCTAAAGAAATAGCAGAATCTCTTCTCGTATGAATAACTGAGAAACCTGTTAAGAATCTTCCAGCAGGATGATGACTCCAAACTTGTATGATTCCAGATTCAAGTGAAACTAATAATGTACCAATATTAGGATTCATTGGTcttgaatttaaatatataatggcACAGACAGTTACTAATCGAGTTCTATTTAATGCTGATTGTTGATGAGaacaaatattaatgtatttgctataagagaaaagtataatttaaaaaattttatgtatgaaatatttctgtttttgttaaaattattgtttataattacCTAGATTGATCATagttttcttcatttaaaatttgttgtttcaatttaacttcttttttttttgacaaagtttctttcatattttctttaagattatttttatatttaatagcatatctaaatatatttgatcgtTTAAATAAGTATTTGTTTTAGCTAATAtgtttataatgaatatactTACCTTTCAGTTGCATTACTCACTTGATATCTTCTGTATGGCTGACCTGTTTCAAGTCGCCACAAAATTATTTCTCCATTATATGAAGCAGTAGCTAAAACTTGTGGATATTGTACAGCTGAAAAAAGTACATCATCTGTATGTATCAACTCCCAGCTTTTTTTATACGTGTGAAGTTCAGAGATTGTAAATTCTGTAACACGTTGATTCCATCCTGTACATAAAATACGATTCTCCACCCAATTTAAACTAGTTATTTCactataagaaataattatgtacacctttataaagaataaaaataatagaatagatACACTCTAATCATTTGGTATTAAAATGTGTCTACCATTGATCCTCTATTGCCATATTTCGTAAACATGTTCCTGTATTAAAATtccatatttttaatgatccaTTTCTAGCACCTGTTACCAATAATTGTTCAGAATCATCGAAAGTAGCAgcagtaatttcaatgttaacATATTGTCCATATAGTAAAATACTATGAGCATTAGTCACTAAATATAAACGACGACCAAGCCAAGGATCCCATACTATAATACATGAATCTAATCCTGTAGAAACAATCTAAATTTGACAGTAGCAATATAATTCATAGAGATTATGAAATTTTGTAATgctaagaatatataaaaatcgcttactaatttatataaatgattataaagtaCAGAACTAACAGGCTTTGTATGAGAAATTCCATCTGATATTTCCTCATTGATCACTTGTTCACAAATAACAATGGCAATTATCATACTACAAATGATCATTTTAtgtgttaatttattataaattacggATACTTTTATGTTTTCACTTAGTTCTTTTTGTAAACCATTGTATgtctaaaaacaataatagtaatactgaGGTATAAAACTAATacacaaaaatttttaattttatagttaaaaaataatataagaccTGTATACAAGTATAAGTAGGAACATCCCAAACTTTTATGCATCTATCTtttgataaagaatatatacgcTGGCCtgcattttgtaatattatagcACAAATAGTTGCTTGGTGtccttgaaaaatattacttgcTTTTGTTGGTACAAAAGGATTCCAAACTCGAATTATACAATCAGGACCACCTGTTACAAGTATTTGACTttctgaaaaaataatttcttataatatcacaaatataattataacatatagATATCAAATTACCTtcacaaaaattaaaacaagatATTCCTCTTGCGACagtaaatttatattgtattctcATCCTTGTAGGATcactaaataataatgaacattCTGAACATTTGCTGCTAGACATGAAAGCTCTAAGATTTCCATAATAAGCCACTTGATTTACCCAATTTGTATGTACATGTTTAATTTCTATAACTTTTAGATCAGGTAGCTCATCCTGTAATACAgtattttaaaaacaatatcaaagcaattattaaacaattaattagCTATTTTATACTCTGATAAGTGCTTCATAACGTATgaatattgtattgtattcaGATTGTTGTTTAAAAGGCCCTTTTTCTATGGAAGAAAAAGTCATGATTATAATAGATCCATTTGTATCTCCCAAAATAATGTAAGAGTTATCCTTTATGTTTGAACTGAAGTAATATGACATACATACAACAACATAATTTAAACTTGATAtctaagaatattttataattttatgtaatgtaaagaaatttttattacatcaaTATTCAATACAAACCATCACACGTAATTCAAATTTCTTTGCCACAACATCATAAAATCTTAAATCACGTTCAGTAGAGCTTGTACATATTATTTGAACATCTGGCATTAGTATCATATCAGTTATTGTGGTTTGTTGTACCTTCAAATAtgctataaaaatataagatttgtgtgtgtaaaagaatataaaacaatttatataaaaatactaacgATTTACAGATTGTACACTGCGTTCATATTTGAAATCTAATGaccaataattaataactccATCTCTACTAGCAGTCAGATAACAACCTTTTTGAAAACTACTGCTTCGATCCTATCaacataatattctttatcacaaaatatttattacttatttatataatatcttattttttatcttattttaatatgtaatatacacGCACTGGAAGTAATTCAGGATAGAAAGCAATTCTACAAATTGGAGTACGATGAtgtgtttttaatattttaggtGAGCCTGTAAGTGGAAGTTCTAACATTTGATGTTGTAAGGATACATCCGTCTTTTGAAATTCCATTATtaagtaagaaataaattcattccATGTTACATATCCatcttttcttaaatttatctaaaaataaatatattatatactatttttcgaatgatataaaatagcTTCTTACCTTCTGAAATAAGATACTGAAATCTTTGGaagacaattttatatttaaaatagatataaaggCATGTTCTAACTGAgacatattcatttttttgttttttgttgtctacaaatattaatgtaatgtgaaaattatctttcatttaaatGTATCTGAACTACCTactaaaaatttattgtataaatgCATCAAAGATTCTTCTGTACATTGTTCTCCAAtgctttttgttttaaaaaactttccgaattcattttttatgcTATAAAAAATAGGAacttaataaaatagaaatttagataaattgaaaggtattaatttttataaatttatatattaacctGATATcatcataatttatatatgccattatttttatataatattctctaaaatatatttttacttttataattcttacaataatttattattttaaagatattactatataaagttcataaaattttaattaaaaatcagtCATGCAAATTCTTTGtcattaacattgttataaaaGCTTTGAAGTTTATAATGATATGTAACTAAATTCaggttaaataaatatttataaaggatatattaaaaagtctATAATGTCatgtaaaattacaaaaaatgtCAAAGTAGGtcatgaagaaaataatcaatacAACTGTAGCAGATATAGACAGTATAGGCTAAATAGTATAACAGGtatgaaaaagatattgaaagTGTAACTAGATTAtacgatttaaatatatttcatatttttaaatctattattattaccatggATTTATTCATTGCTTTAAGTTTGTTTAATCGGCAAAAATATGAAGCTTGTGTAACTAAATGTAcagaattattgaaaaaaaatccattAGATCaagtatgaatatattatatatcctacattacattaataatataatatttacattaataatataatataacaagtttctttttatgtcATAATTtgatgtatatttatttacttttaggCAATATGGGTTTTAAAaatgcgtgctttaacatTACAAGTTTATGTTGATGACATAGAaagtgaagaagaaggaattgCAGAAGGTTTGTTAGATAATTATACAATGACTACAATGCCTAGACCAGGTACATCTTTAAAAAATCCTGGAACTGCCCGAATTGAACATGGAATCCGTCCTAAAACTCAGTCAGGTACAATATACCAGAAACAAATAAGAAGAAGTAACAgtatttatagtaataaaagtataatttttttttaaaggtagACCTGTTACTGGAGTTGTAAGACCTGCTACACAATCAGCAATATCACAAACAATGGAACAAGCATTAAGAATGCCGAGAACAGCAGCTACAGCAAGACCTATTACTGCTATTTCTGGGCGAAATGTCAggtttgttattgatatattcttatcttgttaaaatgttaatatagatttgaaaatgataatattatataaaattaacatttcCTTTATAAGCAGAAACagttataatattttgctttataaggaaaaatatatcttgTATATCTAGACTTGGAACTGCATCTATGTTAACAGAACCCGGTGGCCCTTTTATACAATTATCACGTTTAAATATATCCAAATATGCAAATCAACCTAGCATTGCAAAACCTTTGTTTGAATACATTTATTACCATGAGCATGATGCCAGATATGTAAGTATTAATACGATATTTATGGCACAAATCATGTTTTCAATTTGTAGAACTgtcttttaaaaattgtacaaAACTAAAATCTAACTCTTTTCAGGCTCTTGACTTAGCAGTACAAGCAACACAAGCTTGTCAATATAAGGATTGGTGGTGGAAAGTACAATTAGGgaaatgttattatactttagGTTTAATGAGAGATGCAGAACAACAATTTAGATCAGCCTTACGTGATTGTAAAGCCATTGAAACGACTATAAGATTAATTAGAGTATATATTAGATTAGACCAACCATTGGCTGCTTTAGATATATGTAAAGGTGGTCTAGAGTATTTTCCAAAtgatgtatgtaatataatatataatttattttaaaatatatattggaaaatatataattgttagatAGTATACTTCAGGTTACTATACTTGTTGAAATGGGACGTATTTTTGAAGGCTTAAATAACATGTCAATgtcgatgaaatattataaattgataGCTCAAGAAGATGCTTCTCATACAGAAGCAATCGCAAGTATTGGAAtgcatcatttttataatgatcaaCCAGAACTGGCTTTACGCTTTTACAGgtaaataagaattaattataattttttttatattttaaagatggattgcaaaaaatacaataaaaatgtattttttgtaGAAGATTACTACAAATGGGTGTTTATAATactgaattatttaataatcttgGATTGTGTTGCTTTTATGCACAACAATATGATCATACAATATCATGCTTTGAAAGGGCCTTGAGCCTTGCCAATGATGAAAACAAAGCTGATATTTGGTACAATATTTCTCATATTGCAATTGTAAGAgaattaataagatttaaattGTGTAATGATTTtgtacataaatttattaattcacaTCTGCTTAGAGCTTAGGTGATTTAGAGATGGCAGAAGAATGTTTAAAACTTGCTATTGCAGTTGACAATAGACATGCATTGGCATATAATAATCTTGGTGTgatacaaatgaaaaatggTAATGTTACAACTGCAAGAACTTATTTCCATGCAGCAGCCACTATTGCAAATTACATACACGAGCCACATTTTAATAGTGCACATTTAGCATATAAGGTATTCAAACAATATTTGCATATAAACGTAATACATtgtaaacaatattatcattttattgtttacaGTTAGGAGATCTTCAAACAAGTTATATTGCAAtacaaaaatcattaaatgTATATCCAGGACACTCTGATAGTATTAATCTTCTTAAAAAATTGgaacaatatttttgttatatttaaggtaacttatattttattctactagaattttataatacaaaaaagtgtgtatttataaatgttaaatgaGCAAAAATGTGAAAAACATGAaagattcatattttttaaatttacttattaaaaatatgtatacaacaaatattaatatatttagtattaaaaataaaattataatatattttaaaatattaaaaaaaaattgcatataacttttatggtaataataacaaatatttatttacaaaatagtAACCATGactttatatcattaattatttactttgtacatttaattataatggaatttgtataaatgtataataagcaataataaatttaatgtctCTGTTGAATTactaattacattaattacttgaaaagattattaaatagattattataaacatttttttctataaatatagtGTAATTGATATACAAAACGACGGTTATGCAACTAATACTTCATAGTACAAACATGCTTTGTAATAGACAAAAAgcagataatataaattgtaaatttgaAATGATCAAGCATCTCTTACACATTATTTTTGGATTACAATTACATGTCTAGAAATACTAAGATGAATTAGTCACATGTACAGtcttctatataaaatattgttaattattatatttgattttatgtCGTATGTGATATTACTAGCCATGAAATAACgaagtaaaatagaaaaataggatAAACAGCCAAAGGTTTTCTTCCAACAGGCTGACTATCTCCAAGGAATGCCATAGAtgctataatataaaaataaatgataagaatttaaaattataaaaagatataattctaaaattttcttatactaACCATACGTGGCCCATATAAACccaatcatagtaataataaatctgaGTATGAACAAAAAAGTACTTTGTTCTaccattaatataattatgcaTAAGATTAATGCAATGGCAGTTGGCAATAAACAATATCCTAAGACACAGACACTTTGGAAAAATGATCTAAAATGTGAAAAATGTAAGTGATGGATCTAATCGTATGAGCGATATGAAAGTAAAACGTATTAAACAAGTTGAAACAATTATACTTACATGTTACCACCTAAAAGTTTAGAATTCAGTGTGACAATCATGGATCCAATCCATACTATAACAAATACCTCTGCAAATTCAGGTCCACCATCGTTAGAATTTTCAACTGTACCAGATGATCCTTGTAATATCCTATTTATGAACAATATCCTTCTgttaaaagttttatataaataatatacataaactaATAAATCTTACATTGCCATAAATGTACATAACACTAACGGTCCCCAGAGGTCccctaaaaataaaaaatatggttgaaagtaaaattatgatttcattaaataaatgatatacatacattctttcaataaacttttcttctccctAGGATATAAAACGTGATAGAATTTCTTGCCTACAGCTCTAACATCTCTAAgctgtattataaaaaatgatacagAAAAgattaatgttgttatataaaaaataatatgagaaTACACTGTaatcagaaagatatataaattattaatgataacttACAATTGTATCTCTTATTGGTTCATCTAATGTATTAAATTCTAATTCACCTAGGCTTGATTTTTGTTTGGGCCCTACTGTCATCTCTCCTTCAACATTTTGAGGATCCACAGTATACGTTGCATCATCGTACATCTATTAGACATTTAATaacttattgaaaatattgtcTATAATGAATAGTCCGTATAgtcttaatattataaaaataataaattgaatatgtaattaattttaagagGATACACTTCGCAATCACATctgacaaataaatattatctgtcaaaccaaataaaaaattagaatatcAATACTTACATCCAGCTTTGTTTCATCCATCGTCgccatattttttatcgttacgtaTACAAATGATAGagttaacaattttatagaaCCAGAGAAGAATTTCACATGACCATAAGtcaaattgtaattattgttgtttacaCTCTTTATCCTCACACTTTAATACGTGTACATATTACACGCATACTATTCTTTATGCGCAAGTTCATTCGACAATCACTTACATATAAAagtaacgatatttatatttgttttactaACCATATAAgatctttaaatattaatttattaatactgaTTCATAGTGAAAATACTTTAAAATATGCAAAATCacattttataaatctaattaaaataatataaaatttccatCAATTatgagacaataataatgcttGAGAAAAAGATGTCTCTAGCTCAGAAAACTCTTATAAGCTGATTGAGCTCATGTTATGTTCTGCATCACTAGGTGGCGgcagtataaaaaatataaaattgttcttGAATATTTACTGTCGTCGTttatgttttttgttttctatgtAAATATTCTAGgcaataattgaaattatttcatttgccATTTTGCCAGTAAActtttgaaaaagctttttttttccaaaaattcAAGTTAAAAATGATGTTTGTTCaacaatacaaataaaatcatgcatacaaataaaatttttttaaaaattcggaAAAGGTACGTTCTTCcttaaatctttatttttaaaatgagatTTTGTTCATCAAAATCGTTCAAGAAGTACGTTTTGAATAGCTGTTAATTTAAAACCtgttttcgaaatttttcgtGAAAACAAGTTTCATATAGTGCCGTCCTTGGAACtttatagtaaaaaagaaacttctATCCTTactaattttcatatatacttGAATGgtgtttgtattttatttccatAAAGATCCTTGTTCACTACGTAAATCGTTGTTCTAATTTTCTGATCACTTAAAACGCAAAGAAATGCGTTTCGCCATGCTCGCACGAAGAAGCCATACTTCGATGAATATCAAAGTCAATCGATtgttaatttgttaatattaaatgtagtTAACAATCTAGAGATCAAAATTTAactgtttaaatattattgttaaatattaatataaatttaattgaaattattttatatttaacacaTGTTACAAGCTATGTAATATTAAACGaatgtatattattgttt
This is a stretch of genomic DNA from Vespa crabro chromosome 3, iyVesCrab1.2, whole genome shotgun sequence. It encodes these proteins:
- the LOC124422949 gene encoding tetratricopeptide repeat protein 8 isoform X2, producing the protein MRALTLQVYVDDIESEEEGIAEGLLDNYTMTTMPRPGTSLKNPGTARIEHGIRPKTQSGRPVTGVVRPATQSAISQTMEQALRMPRTAATARPITAISGRNVRLGTASMLTEPGGPFIQLSRLNISKYANQPSIAKPLFEYIYYHEHDARYALDLAVQATQACQYKDWWWKVQLGKCYYTLGLMRDAEQQFRSALRDCKAIETTIRLIRVYIRLDQPLAALDICKGGLEYFPNDVTILVEMGRIFEGLNNMSMSMKYYKLIAQEDASHTEAIASIGMHHFYNDQPELALRFYRRLLQMGVYNTELFNNLGLCCFYAQQYDHTISCFERALSLANDENKADIWYNISHIAISLGDLEMAEECLKLAIAVDNRHALAYNNLGVIQMKNGNVTTARTYFHAAATIANYIHEPHFNSAHLAYKLGDLQTSYIAIQKSLNVYPGHSDSINLLKKLEQYFCYI
- the LOC124422949 gene encoding tetratricopeptide repeat protein 8 isoform X1 is translated as MDLFIALSLFNRQKYEACVTKCTELLKKNPLDQAIWVLKMRALTLQVYVDDIESEEEGIAEGLLDNYTMTTMPRPGTSLKNPGTARIEHGIRPKTQSGRPVTGVVRPATQSAISQTMEQALRMPRTAATARPITAISGRNVRLGTASMLTEPGGPFIQLSRLNISKYANQPSIAKPLFEYIYYHEHDARYALDLAVQATQACQYKDWWWKVQLGKCYYTLGLMRDAEQQFRSALRDCKAIETTIRLIRVYIRLDQPLAALDICKGGLEYFPNDVTILVEMGRIFEGLNNMSMSMKYYKLIAQEDASHTEAIASIGMHHFYNDQPELALRFYRRLLQMGVYNTELFNNLGLCCFYAQQYDHTISCFERALSLANDENKADIWYNISHIAISLGDLEMAEECLKLAIAVDNRHALAYNNLGVIQMKNGNVTTARTYFHAAATIANYIHEPHFNSAHLAYKLGDLQTSYIAIQKSLNVYPGHSDSINLLKKLEQYFCYI
- the LOC124423138 gene encoding protein YIPF6 gives rise to the protein MATMDETKLDMYDDATYTVDPQNVEGEMTVGPKQKSSLGELEFNTLDEPIRDTILRDVRAVGKKFYHVLYPREKKSLLKEWDLWGPLVLCTFMAMILQGSSGTVENSNDGGPEFAEVFVIVWIGSMIVTLNSKLLGGNISFFQSVCVLGYCLLPTAIALILCIIILMVEQSTFLFILRFIITMIGFIWATYASMAFLGDSQPVGRKPLAVYPIFLFYFVISWLVISHTT
- the LOC124422842 gene encoding WD repeat-containing protein on Y chromosome translates to MAYINYDDISIKNEFGKFFKTKSIGEQCTEESLMHLYNKFLTTKNKKMNMSQLEHAFISILNIKLSSKDFSILFQKINLRKDGYVTWNEFISYLIMEFQKTDVSLQHQMLELPLTGSPKILKTHHRTPICRIAFYPELLPDRSSSFQKGCYLTASRDGVINYWSLDFKYERSVQSVNPYLKVQQTTITDMILMPDVQIICTSSTERDLRFYDVVAKKFELRVMISSLNYVVVCMSYYFSSNIKDNSYIILGDTNGSIIIMTFSSIEKGPFKQQSEYNTIFIRYEALIRDELPDLKVIEIKHVHTNWVNQVAYYGNLRAFMSSSKCSECSLLFSDPTRMRIQYKFTVARGISCFNFCEESQILVTGGPDCIIRVWNPFVPTKASNIFQGHQATICAIILQNAGQRIYSLSKDRCIKVWDVPTYTCIQTYNGLQKELSENIKVSVIYNKLTHKMIICSMIIAIVICEQVINEEISDGISHTKPVSSVLYNHLYKLIVSTGLDSCIIVWDPWLGRRLYLVTNAHSILLYGQYVNIEITAATFDDSEQLLVTGARNGSLKIWNFNTGTCLRNMAIEDQCEITSLNWVENRILCTGWNQRVTEFTISELHTYKKSWELIHTDDVLFSAVQYPQVLATASYNGEIILWRLETGQPYRRYQVSNATERYAIKYKNNLKEVKLKQQILNEENYDQSSKYINICSHQQSALNRTRLVTVCAIIYLNSRPMNPNIGTLLVSLESGIIQVWSHHPAGRFLTGFSVIHTRRDSAISLATDPENNYLITGHCFGYIKVWYLANYTIPNPPKVCMPLLRLEFPFLWKDIINGRAKRAVQNQSLPLLLSSLRGHTKAVTCLQIIPDARIIISGSADHTIRLWTLGGRYISTLGTFREWMPILPHIPVSKYFQHFRYPMDIKRSASFTTMKVLQGGLGSVEIKDVDETDYLKIIPEQSRHILYGEQLRSPILGNYYKVSDETKHYIEPTVLDNSLTHVSYKLSFKGHYLSLITFL